One window from the genome of Streptomyces sp. NBC_00287 encodes:
- a CDS encoding SDR family oxidoreductase: protein MTSVELSGKVALITGGSRGIGFGVAEALVARGDRVAITGRGEDALKEAVEQLGSDRAIYIAGKAHDEAHQALAVERTMEAFGRVDFLVNNAGTNPVFGPIADLDLGVARKVFETNVISALGFAQKTWHAWQKDNGGAIVNIASVAGIAPSPFIAAYGVSKAALINLTQQLAHEFAPKVRVNAIAPAVVKTKFAEALYEGREAEAAAAYPLGRLGVPSDIGGAAAFLTSEQSDWVTGQTLVVDGGIFLNAGVG from the coding sequence ATGACATCGGTGGAACTCTCCGGCAAGGTCGCCCTGATCACAGGCGGCAGCCGCGGTATCGGATTCGGCGTCGCCGAGGCGCTCGTCGCGCGCGGCGACCGCGTGGCCATCACCGGCAGGGGCGAGGACGCCCTCAAGGAGGCCGTCGAGCAGCTCGGCTCCGACCGCGCGATCTACATCGCCGGCAAGGCCCATGACGAGGCCCACCAGGCCCTCGCGGTGGAGCGCACCATGGAGGCCTTCGGCCGCGTCGACTTCCTCGTCAACAACGCCGGTACCAACCCGGTGTTCGGGCCGATCGCCGACCTGGACCTGGGTGTCGCCCGCAAGGTGTTCGAGACCAATGTGATCTCGGCGCTCGGCTTCGCGCAGAAGACCTGGCACGCCTGGCAGAAGGACAACGGCGGCGCGATCGTCAACATCGCCTCCGTCGCGGGCATCGCGCCCTCGCCCTTCATCGCCGCCTACGGAGTCAGCAAGGCCGCGCTGATCAACCTGACCCAGCAGCTCGCGCACGAGTTCGCGCCCAAGGTGCGGGTCAACGCCATCGCCCCGGCCGTGGTGAAGACCAAGTTCGCCGAGGCGCTGTACGAGGGCCGGGAGGCGGAGGCGGCCGCCGCATACCCGCTGGGCCGGCTCGGTGTGCCCTCCGACATCGGGGGCGCCGCCGCCTTCCTCACCTCCGAGCAGTCCGACTGGGTCACCGGTCAGACGCTCGTCGTCGACGGCGGCATCTTCCTGAACGCCGGCGTCGGCTGA
- a CDS encoding nuclear transport factor 2 family protein, producing the protein MTQRVELATVMDRLAVDGLITEYAVAVDDGDWEAYRGLFAPDGRADYRSAGGIEGDARQVADWLAESMRLFPMRQHLIVNRRLRFGTLDQDTGDTAHVQADYVNPMRLAREDEGSTTPDFVCGGRYTFGLTRTNDGWRLDQVVVREKWRRLPATR; encoded by the coding sequence ATGACGCAGCGTGTGGAGCTCGCGACCGTGATGGACCGGCTGGCCGTCGACGGTCTGATCACCGAGTACGCGGTGGCGGTCGACGACGGTGACTGGGAGGCGTACCGCGGGCTGTTCGCCCCCGACGGGCGCGCCGACTACCGTTCGGCGGGCGGCATCGAGGGCGACGCCCGGCAGGTCGCCGACTGGCTCGCCGAGAGCATGCGGCTGTTCCCGATGCGCCAGCACCTCATCGTCAACCGCCGCCTGCGCTTCGGGACCCTGGACCAGGACACCGGCGACACCGCCCACGTCCAGGCGGACTACGTCAACCCGATGCGCCTGGCCCGCGAAGACGAGGGTTCGACCACCCCCGACTTCGTCTGCGGCGGCCGCTACACCTTCGGTCTGACCCGCACGAATGACGGCTGGAGGCTCGACCAGGTCGTCGTACGGGAGAAGTGGCGGCGACTGCCCGCGACACGATGA
- a CDS encoding Gfo/Idh/MocA family protein gives MKVGCIGLGDIAQKAYLPVLGRQPGLELHLQTRTPATLHRVADTLRLPAEQRHTDLDSLLAQGLDAAFVHAPTVVHPEIVTRLLQAGVPTYVDKPLAYELAESERLVELAEERGTSLAVGFNRRYAPGYAQCADHPRELILMQKNRIGLPEEPRTMILDDFIHVVDTLRFLVPGPVDDVTVRARTEGGLLHHVVLQLAGDGFTALGVMNRLSGSAEEILEVSGQDTKRQVLNLAEVIDHKGQPTVRRRGDWVPVARQRGIEQAVLAFLDAVRAGKVLSARDALATHELCERVVRAVQERAA, from the coding sequence GTGAAGGTCGGCTGCATCGGACTCGGCGATATCGCGCAGAAGGCCTACCTGCCCGTGCTCGGCCGGCAGCCCGGCCTCGAGCTGCATCTGCAGACCCGCACGCCCGCCACCCTCCACCGGGTCGCCGACACCCTCCGCCTCCCGGCGGAGCAGCGCCACACCGACCTCGACTCCCTCCTCGCCCAAGGCCTCGACGCGGCCTTCGTGCACGCGCCCACCGTCGTCCACCCGGAGATCGTGACGCGGCTGCTGCAGGCGGGCGTGCCGACGTATGTCGACAAGCCGCTGGCGTACGAACTCGCCGAGTCCGAGCGGCTGGTGGAGCTCGCCGAGGAGCGCGGGACGAGCCTCGCCGTCGGCTTCAACCGGCGCTACGCCCCCGGGTACGCGCAGTGCGCCGACCATCCGCGCGAGCTGATCCTCATGCAGAAGAACCGGATCGGGCTCCCGGAGGAGCCGCGCACGATGATCCTGGACGACTTCATCCATGTCGTGGACACGCTGCGGTTCCTGGTGCCGGGGCCGGTCGACGACGTGACCGTGCGGGCCCGCACCGAGGGCGGTCTGCTGCACCATGTCGTGCTGCAGCTCGCCGGTGACGGGTTCACCGCCCTCGGGGTGATGAACCGGCTCAGCGGTTCGGCCGAGGAGATCCTCGAGGTGTCCGGCCAGGACACCAAGCGTCAGGTGCTCAACCTCGCCGAGGTGATCGACCACAAGGGGCAGCCGACCGTGCGCCGGCGCGGTGACTGGGTGCCCGTGGCCCGGCAGCGCGGGATCGAGCAGGCCGTGCTGGCGTTTCTGGACGCGGTGCGCGCGGGCAAGGTGCTCAGCGCCCGGGACGCGCTGGCGACTCATGAGTTGTGCGAGCGAGTGGTACGCGCGGTCCAGGAGCGGGCCGCCTGA
- the ung gene encoding uracil-DNA glycosylase: MTDIAMLPESWRGVLGDELQQPYFKELTEFVEDERAKGPVYPPREEVFAALDATPFDKVKVLILGQDPYHGEGQGHGLCFSVRPGVKTPPSLRNIYKEMEQELGLPIPDNGYLMPWAQQGVLLLNAVLTVRAGEANSHKGKGWEKFTDAVIRAVAGRPDPAVFVLWGNYAQKKLPLIDESRHVVVKGAHPSPLSAKKFFGSRPFTQIDEAVAAQGHEPIDWRLPNLG, translated from the coding sequence GTGACCGACATCGCCATGCTGCCCGAGTCCTGGCGCGGGGTTCTGGGCGACGAACTGCAGCAGCCCTACTTCAAGGAGCTGACGGAGTTCGTCGAGGACGAGCGAGCGAAGGGTCCCGTCTACCCTCCGCGCGAGGAGGTCTTCGCCGCGCTGGACGCGACGCCCTTCGACAAGGTGAAGGTCCTGATCCTCGGTCAGGACCCGTACCACGGCGAGGGGCAGGGCCACGGCCTGTGCTTCTCGGTCCGGCCCGGTGTGAAGACCCCGCCGTCGCTGCGCAACATCTACAAGGAGATGGAGCAGGAGCTGGGCCTGCCCATCCCGGACAACGGCTATCTGATGCCCTGGGCCCAGCAGGGCGTCCTGCTGCTCAACGCGGTCCTCACGGTCCGTGCCGGTGAGGCCAACTCCCACAAGGGCAAGGGCTGGGAGAAGTTCACCGACGCGGTGATCCGCGCGGTGGCCGGTCGGCCCGACCCGGCGGTGTTCGTGCTGTGGGGCAACTACGCGCAGAAGAAGCTCCCGCTGATCGACGAGTCGCGGCATGTGGTGGTCAAGGGCGCGCACCCCTCGCCGCTGTCGGCGAAGAAGTTCTTCGGCTCCCGTCCGTTCACGCAGATCGACGAGGCGGTCGCGGCGCAGGGCCACGAGCCGATCGACTGGCGGCTGCCGAACCTGGGCTGA
- a CDS encoding pyridoxamine 5'-phosphate oxidase family protein, which yields MTVTQRRGRKIMMTPSELDEFLATQRTCRVATVSADGAPHVSTLWFAWDGTSLWLYSVVRSRRWTQLRRDQRVAVVVDTGEEYDELRGVELSGTVEFVGEIPRTGELRAELDVPETLFARKNFGLEEMPHDGRHAWMRLTPEKIVSWDFRKLSSP from the coding sequence ATGACCGTCACTCAGCGCCGGGGCCGGAAGATCATGATGACACCGAGTGAGCTGGACGAGTTCCTGGCCACCCAGCGCACCTGCCGGGTCGCCACGGTGTCGGCGGACGGCGCACCGCATGTGAGCACCCTGTGGTTCGCCTGGGACGGCACCTCGCTGTGGCTGTACTCGGTGGTGCGCAGCAGGCGTTGGACGCAACTGCGGCGCGACCAGCGGGTGGCCGTCGTGGTCGACACGGGCGAGGAGTACGACGAACTGCGCGGCGTCGAGCTGTCCGGGACCGTGGAGTTCGTGGGCGAGATCCCCCGCACCGGGGAGCTGCGTGCCGAACTCGACGTCCCGGAGACGCTGTTCGCGCGCAAGAACTTCGGCCTGGAGGAGATGCCGCACGACGGCAGGCACGCGTGGATGCGGCTGACGCCGGAGAAGATCGTGTCGTGGGACTTCAGGAAGCTGTCGTCGCCGTAG
- a CDS encoding cysteine hydrolase, with product MPSYDQLRELLDPATTVLLTVECQQGVVGPDSALPELAKEARSSGALANVARLVAGAHGCGLQVIHAIAERRPDGRGANRNARLFRAAERLPVQQLSGTTAVRVAAPIEVTEEDFVVRRLHGLSPIQGTDVDALLRNLGCRTLVVTGVSANVAIPAAVFDAVNRGYTAVVPTDAIAGVPSEYTPAMIRNTLALVATLTTTADLLAALRVRPA from the coding sequence ATGCCGTCGTACGACCAGCTCCGCGAGCTCCTCGATCCCGCCACCACCGTGCTGCTCACCGTCGAGTGCCAGCAGGGGGTGGTCGGACCGGACAGCGCCCTGCCCGAACTGGCCAAGGAGGCCCGCTCCTCCGGTGCCCTCGCCAATGTGGCCCGGCTGGTGGCCGGCGCCCACGGGTGCGGGCTGCAGGTGATCCACGCGATCGCCGAGCGCCGCCCCGACGGCCGCGGCGCGAACCGCAACGCCCGTCTGTTCCGGGCCGCCGAACGGCTCCCCGTCCAGCAGCTGTCCGGCACCACCGCGGTCCGTGTCGCGGCCCCGATCGAGGTCACCGAGGAGGACTTCGTCGTACGACGGCTGCACGGCCTGTCGCCGATCCAGGGCACCGACGTCGATGCCCTGCTGCGCAATCTGGGCTGCCGCACGCTGGTCGTGACCGGCGTCTCGGCCAACGTGGCGATCCCGGCCGCCGTGTTCGACGCCGTCAACCGCGGTTACACCGCCGTGGTGCCCACCGACGCGATCGCCGGGGTGCCCTCCGAGTACACCCCCGCGATGATCCGCAACACCCTCGCGCTGGTCGCCACCCTGACCACCACGGCCGACCTGCTGGCCGCCCTCCGGGTCAGGCCAGCGTGA
- a CDS encoding DinB family protein, translating to MTIERREPALNADERTMLEGWLDYHRQTLAWKCEGLTDTQLRTASVAPSELTLLGLVRHLAEVERYWFHEVLLDEDLGVLYSCEEDPDADFHFSDTDTWEEAHTTWQAEIERARRNTAGLGLDDLSKGTSRSGEVFNVRWIYTHMIEEYARHNGHADLLRERVDGSIGD from the coding sequence ATGACCATTGAGCGCCGTGAACCCGCCCTCAACGCCGACGAGCGCACCATGCTGGAGGGCTGGCTCGACTACCACCGGCAGACCCTCGCGTGGAAGTGCGAGGGCCTGACCGACACCCAGCTCAGGACCGCCTCCGTGGCGCCTTCCGAGCTGACCCTGCTGGGGCTGGTGCGGCACCTGGCGGAGGTGGAGCGCTACTGGTTCCACGAGGTGCTCCTCGACGAGGACCTCGGGGTGCTCTACTCCTGCGAGGAGGACCCGGACGCCGACTTCCACTTCTCCGACACGGACACCTGGGAAGAGGCGCACACCACCTGGCAGGCCGAGATAGAAAGGGCCCGCCGCAACACCGCGGGGCTCGGCCTGGACGACCTCTCCAAGGGCACCAGCCGATCCGGCGAAGTCTTCAACGTGCGCTGGATCTATACGCACATGATCGAGGAGTACGCCCGCCACAACGGCCATGCCGACCTGCTGCGCGAGCGCGTCGACGGGTCCATCGGCGACTGA
- the lnt gene encoding apolipoprotein N-acyltransferase translates to MQRFGHWLVTPWRRSLVAALAGALPVLAFPAPSLWWFAYVALVPWILLLRTAPTGRRALYDGWCGGFGFMLAMHHWLLPNLHVFTFVLAALLGALWAPWGWLVRHFLAGTPGPARIAAALAVLPSGWLLVELVRSWEGLGGPWGMLGASQWPVEAALRLASVGGVWLLSFLAVALNVAVATLASIRSARVPAVAGLVATATVTSAAWVWSPRPDTEGRTRIAVVQPGVIQGAGSGDRRFAAEERLTRELIGQDLDLIAWGESSVSFDLTRRPDLATRLAALSRETGAGILVNVDARRADKPGIYKSSVLVGPDGLTGARYDKMRLVPFGEYIPARSLLGWATSVGEAAGEDRRRGSEQVVMQVGNGLRVGPMVCFESAFPDMSRHLAEDGAEVLIAQSATSTFQQSWAPEQHASLAALRAAETGRPMVHATLTGVSAVYDPSGQRVGSWLSTSTSTARVYDVPLAQGTTPYVRFGDWPVQAALLIMAAWCVGEGVRTLRVRRPAPGPRVPLARTTHESPARPGR, encoded by the coding sequence ATGCAGAGGTTCGGCCACTGGCTCGTCACCCCGTGGCGGCGTTCACTCGTCGCCGCACTGGCCGGGGCCCTGCCCGTGCTCGCCTTCCCGGCCCCCTCCCTGTGGTGGTTCGCCTACGTCGCCCTGGTCCCCTGGATCCTCCTGCTGAGGACCGCCCCGACCGGACGCCGGGCGCTGTACGACGGCTGGTGCGGCGGCTTCGGGTTCATGCTGGCCATGCACCACTGGCTGCTGCCGAACCTGCATGTCTTCACCTTCGTCCTCGCGGCGCTGCTCGGTGCCCTGTGGGCCCCGTGGGGATGGCTGGTGCGCCACTTCCTCGCCGGGACCCCCGGGCCGGCACGGATCGCTGCCGCCCTCGCGGTCCTGCCGTCGGGCTGGCTGCTGGTGGAGCTGGTCCGCTCCTGGGAGGGGCTCGGCGGCCCCTGGGGGATGCTCGGCGCCAGCCAGTGGCCGGTGGAGGCGGCGCTGAGGCTCGCCTCGGTCGGCGGGGTCTGGCTGCTCAGCTTCCTGGCGGTGGCGCTCAACGTCGCGGTCGCCACGCTCGCCTCGATCCGCAGCGCCCGCGTGCCCGCCGTGGCCGGGCTGGTCGCCACGGCCACCGTCACCTCCGCGGCCTGGGTCTGGTCCCCTCGTCCGGACACCGAGGGGCGGACCCGTATCGCCGTGGTCCAGCCGGGCGTCATCCAGGGCGCCGGCAGCGGCGACCGGCGCTTCGCCGCGGAGGAGCGGCTCACCCGCGAACTCATCGGCCAGGACCTGGACCTGATCGCCTGGGGCGAGAGCAGTGTCAGCTTCGACCTGACGCGCCGCCCCGACCTGGCTACGCGGCTCGCCGCGCTCTCGCGCGAGACCGGCGCCGGCATACTCGTCAACGTCGACGCCCGGCGCGCCGACAAGCCCGGCATCTACAAGAGTTCGGTCCTGGTCGGCCCCGACGGCCTGACCGGCGCCCGCTACGACAAGATGCGGCTCGTCCCCTTCGGCGAGTACATCCCGGCCCGCTCCCTGCTCGGCTGGGCGACCTCGGTCGGCGAGGCGGCCGGCGAGGACCGGCGGCGCGGCTCCGAACAGGTCGTGATGCAGGTCGGAAACGGCCTCCGGGTAGGCCCCATGGTCTGCTTCGAGTCGGCGTTCCCCGACATGAGCCGCCATCTCGCCGAGGACGGCGCCGAGGTGCTCATCGCCCAGTCGGCGACCTCGACCTTCCAGCAGAGCTGGGCCCCCGAACAGCACGCCTCGCTCGCCGCCCTGCGCGCCGCGGAGACCGGCCGCCCGATGGTGCACGCGACGCTGACGGGCGTGTCCGCCGTGTACGACCCGAGCGGTCAGCGCGTCGGCTCCTGGCTCAGTACCAGCACGAGCACGGCGCGGGTGTACGACGTACCGCTCGCCCAGGGCACCACGCCCTACGTCCGGTTCGGCGACTGGCCGGTGCAGGCGGCGCTGCTGATCATGGCCGCCTGGTGTGTGGGCGAGGGCGTACGGACCCTCAGGGTCAGGCGGCCCGCTCCTGGACCGCGCGTACCACTCGCTCGCACAACTCATGAGTCGCCAGCGCGTCCCGGGCGCTGA
- a CDS encoding excalibur calcium-binding protein: MRRRTAAAGTLIAIAAIVPLADIAHAQDLDCIHFSSQEEAQAEYNRDPSDPHGLDEDQGPDDGIACEVLPRLGTATSTVRPTTPTPTSTPTPTVTASPTLGVRGGLGGAADSGFRGWEAAAGLVFVAGGAVAAGYVVKRRRG, from the coding sequence ATGCGCCGTCGCACCGCAGCCGCCGGCACGCTGATCGCCATAGCCGCGATCGTGCCGCTGGCCGATATCGCCCACGCACAGGACCTGGACTGCATTCACTTCTCCTCCCAGGAGGAAGCGCAGGCCGAGTACAACCGCGACCCCAGTGATCCGCACGGACTCGACGAGGACCAGGGCCCGGACGACGGCATCGCCTGCGAGGTGCTGCCCCGGCTCGGGACCGCCACCAGTACCGTCAGGCCCACCACGCCCACGCCCACCTCCACGCCCACCCCCACCGTCACCGCCAGCCCGACGCTCGGCGTCCGTGGCGGTCTGGGCGGCGCTGCGGACTCGGGGTTCAGGGGCTGGGAGGCCGCGGCCGGGCTGGTCTTCGTCGCCGGTGGTGCCGTTGCGGCCGGCTACGTGGTGAAGCGGCGCCGCGGCTGA
- a CDS encoding HipA family kinase, with translation MLKEVIATRFITPLREGGSLPGLVEADDFGTYVMKFRGAGQGRKTLVAEVVCGELARRLGFRMPRLVTMELDPVIGLGEPDQQVQELLRASGGTNLGMDFLSGALGFDPLAFPVSPAEAGRIVWFDALVNNVDRSWRNPNLLMWHGELWLIDHGATMIWQHNWPGAEASAARPYDASDHALAPFGPDVAAAAAELAPRVTEDLLAEVTAEIPDAWLADEPGFDTPDDLRRAYARPLLARAAVIHERIEGTK, from the coding sequence ATGCTCAAGGAAGTCATCGCGACCCGGTTCATCACGCCGCTGCGTGAGGGCGGCTCGCTGCCGGGACTCGTCGAGGCCGACGACTTCGGGACGTACGTCATGAAGTTCCGCGGCGCGGGGCAGGGCCGCAAGACGCTGGTCGCCGAGGTGGTGTGCGGGGAACTCGCCCGTCGGCTGGGGTTCCGGATGCCCCGGCTCGTGACGATGGAACTCGACCCGGTGATCGGTCTTGGCGAACCCGATCAGCAGGTGCAGGAGCTGCTCAGGGCCAGCGGCGGCACCAACCTGGGCATGGATTTCCTGTCCGGCGCGCTCGGCTTCGACCCGCTCGCCTTCCCGGTGAGCCCCGCGGAGGCTGGGCGGATCGTCTGGTTCGACGCCCTGGTCAACAACGTCGACCGCTCCTGGCGCAACCCCAACCTGCTGATGTGGCACGGCGAGTTGTGGCTCATCGACCACGGCGCCACCATGATCTGGCAGCACAACTGGCCCGGCGCCGAGGCCTCCGCGGCCCGCCCCTACGACGCCTCCGACCACGCTCTCGCCCCCTTCGGGCCCGATGTGGCCGCGGCCGCGGCCGAGTTGGCGCCCCGTGTCACCGAGGACCTGCTCGCCGAGGTCACCGCCGAGATCCCGGACGCCTGGCTGGCCGACGAACCCGGCTTCGACACCCCGGACGACCTCAGACGGGCCTACGCGCGCCCGCTTCTGGCCCGGGCCGCCGTCATCCACGAGCGAATCGAGGGCACCAAGTGA
- a CDS encoding Rieske (2Fe-2S) protein has translation MTSEPLHPVAAPSRRTVVAAVGAVGLTFALNACGSEDEESSGASGSAGTVVAQTSDIPEGGGKILNDHKVVVTQPTAGTFKAFSYECTHQGCPVTGVSDGAITCPCHNSRFSIEDGSVQKGPATQPLPSREVTVDGESITLA, from the coding sequence ATGACCAGCGAACCGCTCCACCCCGTCGCGGCCCCGAGCCGCCGTACCGTCGTGGCGGCGGTCGGCGCCGTGGGCCTCACCTTCGCGCTGAACGCGTGCGGGTCGGAGGACGAGGAGTCATCGGGGGCGTCCGGGTCCGCCGGGACCGTCGTCGCGCAGACCTCGGACATCCCGGAGGGCGGCGGGAAGATACTCAACGACCACAAGGTGGTCGTCACCCAGCCGACAGCGGGCACCTTCAAGGCCTTCTCGTACGAGTGCACCCATCAGGGGTGCCCGGTGACGGGTGTCTCCGACGGCGCCATCACCTGCCCCTGTCACAACAGCCGGTTCTCCATCGAGGACGGCAGTGTGCAGAAGGGGCCCGCCACTCAGCCGCTGCCCTCGCGGGAGGTCACCGTGGACGGGGAGTCGATCACGCTGGCCTGA
- the fabG gene encoding 3-oxoacyl-ACP reductase FabG: MSTTDQRVAVVTGAARGIGAATAVRLAAEGRAVAVVDLDEAACKDTVEKITAAGGKALAVGCDVSDEAQVEAAVARIAEELGAPVILVNNAGVLRDNLLFKMSVSDWDTVMNVHLRGAFLMSKACQKYMVDAKFGRIVNLSSSSALGNRGQVNYSAAKAGMQGFTKTLAIELGKFGVTANAVAPGFIATDMTAATAERVGMGFEDFKAAAATQIPVQRVGYPEDIAGAIAFFTGEDAGFVSGQVLYVAGGPLD, from the coding sequence ATGTCCACCACCGACCAGCGGGTCGCCGTAGTCACCGGCGCAGCGCGCGGTATCGGCGCCGCCACCGCCGTACGCCTGGCGGCCGAGGGCCGCGCGGTCGCCGTCGTCGACCTCGACGAGGCGGCCTGCAAGGACACCGTGGAGAAGATCACCGCGGCGGGCGGCAAGGCCCTCGCGGTCGGCTGCGACGTCTCCGACGAGGCACAGGTCGAGGCGGCCGTCGCGCGCATCGCCGAGGAGCTCGGCGCGCCGGTGATCCTGGTCAACAACGCGGGCGTGCTGCGCGACAACCTGCTGTTCAAGATGAGCGTCTCCGACTGGGACACCGTCATGAACGTCCACCTGCGCGGCGCCTTCCTGATGTCGAAGGCCTGCCAGAAGTACATGGTGGACGCCAAGTTCGGCCGGATCGTCAACCTCTCCTCGTCCTCCGCCCTCGGCAACCGCGGCCAGGTCAACTACTCCGCCGCCAAGGCCGGTATGCAGGGCTTCACCAAGACCCTCGCCATCGAGCTCGGCAAGTTCGGCGTCACCGCCAACGCCGTCGCCCCCGGCTTCATCGCCACCGACATGACGGCGGCCACCGCCGAGCGCGTCGGCATGGGCTTCGAGGACTTCAAGGCCGCGGCCGCCACCCAGATCCCGGTCCAGCGCGTCGGTTACCCCGAGGACATCGCGGGCGCCATCGCCTTCTTCACGGGCGAGGACGCCGGCTTTGTCTCCGGCCAGGTGCTGTACGTCGCCGGCGGACCGCTCGACTAG
- a CDS encoding ABC transporter substrate-binding protein encodes MFNRNRCLRQVAAIASISSLMAGCGILSSDSSDEEGPIVVGTTSAPSTLDPAASWDSSWELFRNIYQTLLSYPAGASVPEPDAAEKCAFTDNTNTAYRCELREGLEFSDGSTLDAQAVKYSIDRIRDINVNGGPAGLLGSLDRVQALGDREIVFHLNKPDATFPFVLATPAMSIVDPDSYPADELREDGQVVGSGPYTLQAYEDGKQAELVRNDSYDGYAERKNGAVTIRYFQDSGDMIGALREHELDVAFRGIAADDIIELQTHEAQKDFQVVESVSTSISYLVFNPKDPWAAKPAVRKAVAQVLDRPAIAHKVYKDTVEPLYSMVPKGLTGHTTGFFDDYGQPSTSKAGQILSEDGITDPVPLELWYTTDRYGSETKAEFEEIKKQLEASGLFEITLKSRPWKTYVTGYQKGEYPVFGRGWSPDFPDADNFIAPFVGDQNALGTPYPAPEITGELLPRSRQESDRANVEKEFEEAQKILVDDARLIPLWQGRQYVAANNDISGAERALDPSTIMMMGSLYRKTSW; translated from the coding sequence GTGTTCAACCGGAACCGATGCCTGCGGCAGGTAGCGGCCATCGCGTCCATATCGTCCCTGATGGCTGGATGCGGAATTCTCTCCTCGGACTCCTCGGACGAGGAGGGGCCGATCGTCGTGGGCACCACCAGTGCGCCGAGCACACTGGATCCCGCCGCGTCGTGGGACAGCTCCTGGGAACTGTTCCGCAACATCTACCAGACGTTGCTCAGTTACCCCGCCGGGGCGAGCGTGCCCGAGCCCGACGCGGCCGAGAAGTGCGCTTTCACCGACAACACGAACACGGCCTACCGCTGTGAACTGCGGGAGGGCCTGGAGTTCTCGGACGGCAGCACGCTGGACGCCCAGGCCGTCAAGTACTCGATCGACCGGATCCGGGACATCAACGTCAACGGCGGTCCCGCCGGTCTGCTGGGCAGCCTCGACCGAGTCCAGGCGCTGGGCGACCGTGAGATCGTCTTCCATCTCAACAAGCCGGACGCCACCTTCCCGTTCGTGCTCGCCACGCCCGCCATGTCGATCGTCGACCCGGACAGCTACCCGGCCGACGAGCTGCGCGAGGACGGCCAGGTCGTCGGATCCGGGCCGTACACGCTCCAGGCGTACGAGGACGGCAAGCAGGCCGAGCTGGTCCGCAACGACAGCTACGACGGGTACGCGGAGCGCAAGAACGGCGCCGTGACCATCCGCTACTTCCAGGACTCCGGCGACATGATCGGCGCCCTGCGCGAGCACGAGCTCGACGTCGCCTTCCGCGGTATCGCCGCCGACGACATCATCGAGCTCCAGACGCACGAGGCGCAGAAGGACTTCCAGGTCGTCGAGAGCGTCAGCACCTCCATCAGCTACCTGGTGTTCAACCCGAAGGACCCGTGGGCCGCGAAGCCCGCCGTCCGCAAGGCCGTCGCCCAGGTCCTGGACCGCCCGGCCATCGCGCACAAGGTCTACAAGGACACCGTGGAGCCGCTGTACTCCATGGTCCCCAAGGGCCTGACCGGACACACCACCGGCTTCTTCGACGACTACGGCCAGCCCAGCACCTCCAAGGCCGGCCAGATCCTCTCCGAGGACGGCATCACCGACCCGGTGCCGCTCGAGCTCTGGTACACCACCGACCGCTACGGCTCGGAGACCAAGGCGGAGTTCGAGGAGATCAAGAAGCAGCTCGAGGCGTCCGGCCTGTTCGAGATCACCCTCAAGAGCCGCCCCTGGAAGACGTACGTCACGGGCTACCAGAAGGGCGAGTACCCGGTGTTCGGCCGCGGTTGGTCCCCCGACTTCCCCGACGCCGACAACTTCATCGCCCCCTTTGTCGGCGACCAGAACGCCCTCGGTACGCCCTACCCGGCCCCCGAGATCACCGGCGAACTGCTGCCGCGCTCGCGCCAGGAGAGTGACCGCGCCAACGTGGAGAAGGAGTTCGAGGAGGCTCAGAAGATCCTCGTCGACGACGCCCGGCTGATTCCGCTGTGGCAGGGGCGGCAGTACGTGGCGGCCAACAACGACATCTCCGGTGCGGAGCGGGCGCTGGACCCGTCGACGATCATGATGATGGGCTCGCTGTACCGCAAGACCAGCTGGTAG
- a CDS encoding DUF3037 domain-containing protein, translated as MSDDRHFIKGGPTEREVFEYAVLRVVPRVERGECINAGVLVYCRAKAYVGARTHLDESRLLALDPEVDLAGVRAALGAVERVCSGGEAAGQAGSDDAGRRFRWLIAPRSTIVQPGPVHTGLTTDPAAETQRLLDLLVR; from the coding sequence GTGAGCGACGACCGCCACTTCATCAAGGGGGGCCCGACCGAGCGCGAGGTCTTCGAGTACGCCGTCCTGCGCGTCGTGCCTCGCGTGGAGCGCGGCGAGTGCATCAACGCCGGGGTGCTCGTCTACTGCCGCGCGAAGGCGTACGTCGGCGCGCGCACCCATCTCGACGAGAGCCGCCTGCTGGCCCTGGACCCGGAGGTCGACCTGGCCGGGGTACGGGCCGCGCTGGGGGCGGTGGAACGCGTCTGCTCCGGCGGCGAAGCGGCAGGTCAGGCAGGCTCGGACGACGCGGGCCGCCGCTTCCGCTGGCTCATCGCCCCCCGCTCCACGATCGTCCAGCCGGGCCCCGTCCACACCGGCCTCACGACCGACCCGGCAGCCGAGACGCAACGGCTCCTGGACCTGCTCGTACGGTGA